Proteins from a genomic interval of Candidatus Aquicultor sp.:
- a CDS encoding ABC transporter permease subunit codes for MKSSILAIAKQEIRIARTERLQILLLAIFVGMVFLSSFIGWSAHHTVMNVYTETVRQGATAVANPFANQPQLELLKNTVIYIVLIGALLAILIGVRSSLHDRKAGVIDIILSRPLSMRQYIAGKILGVQITVASILLITGVISWLGISIVLAHPLGLVSTVAILKFYLTAWLFLFPFSILGMVFGACSCRETTALLIPILIWVLFAFVIPQLGTAEHPSALLNPVPAQAASQGEFFSFNRSILQPISITDRFKSASGAILQFSDATGPAAYDWAALTGIAVASCFLVLFITPKAMRRELYE; via the coding sequence ATGAAATCCTCTATTTTAGCAATCGCGAAACAAGAAATCAGAATTGCCAGAACCGAGCGTCTACAGATACTGTTGCTCGCTATCTTTGTCGGTATGGTTTTCCTTTCGAGTTTTATCGGTTGGTCTGCACATCACACGGTAATGAATGTTTACACGGAGACTGTGCGGCAAGGTGCAACAGCGGTTGCTAATCCATTCGCAAATCAACCGCAGCTAGAGTTGCTGAAAAATACAGTAATTTATATTGTCCTTATCGGTGCTCTCCTTGCTATTCTCATTGGTGTTAGATCAAGCTTGCACGACCGAAAAGCCGGCGTAATCGACATCATACTTTCACGGCCCTTGAGTATGCGGCAATATATCGCCGGCAAGATATTGGGAGTCCAGATTACCGTTGCATCCATTCTACTTATCACCGGGGTTATTAGTTGGCTTGGCATCAGTATTGTCTTGGCGCATCCGCTTGGTCTTGTATCTACCGTAGCCATTCTGAAGTTTTACCTAACGGCCTGGCTCTTTCTATTTCCATTCTCGATACTGGGGATGGTATTCGGAGCATGTAGCTGCCGTGAAACAACAGCGCTGCTCATCCCCATTCTTATTTGGGTACTGTTTGCTTTTGTAATTCCTCAACTAGGCACAGCTGAGCATCCGTCGGCACTGTTAAATCCAGTACCCGCCCAAGCAGCCTCACAAGGGGAATTTTTTAGCTTTAATCGTTCGATATTGCAGCCAATATCGATAACGGATCGGTTCAAGAGCGCTAGCGGTGCAATATTGCAGTTTAGCGATGCCACGGGACCAGCGGCATATGATTGGGCTGCGCTCACCGGGATTGCGGTTGCAAGTTGTTTTTTAGTTTTGTTCATAACCCCAAAGGCCATGAGAAGAGAGCTATATGAGTAA
- a CDS encoding ABC transporter ATP-binding protein: MKNKPIIKTQSLTKKYGDFIALSNLDLEINHGDIFGLLGHNGAGKTTTVSILTTLLQPSDGVAEICGYDAATNSKEVCRRIGYLPENVEFYDALTLRENLAFFGKLSGVENTEKRISEVLEFLDFTGHENQKLEEFSKGMRQRAGIAQAILHKPEVLFLDEPTSGLDPQGVKLLRENIIHLNQEFGMTIFMNTHLLSEVTKTCTSIGILRNGELLYHNTLESTLQAFPGELSLEDIYLKVDARSE; encoded by the coding sequence ACACAATCGCTTACCAAGAAATATGGCGATTTTATCGCCCTATCTAATTTAGATTTAGAAATAAACCATGGCGACATTTTTGGTCTGCTGGGTCACAACGGCGCCGGCAAAACAACGACAGTAAGTATCCTTACTACACTATTGCAGCCAAGCGATGGAGTTGCGGAAATATGTGGTTATGACGCTGCGACGAATAGCAAAGAGGTCTGCCGAAGAATCGGTTATTTACCCGAGAACGTTGAATTTTATGACGCGCTGACGCTGCGGGAGAACTTAGCGTTTTTTGGCAAGTTATCCGGTGTCGAGAATACGGAAAAACGAATCAGTGAGGTACTTGAGTTTTTAGACTTCACGGGTCACGAGAATCAAAAACTTGAAGAGTTTAGCAAGGGCATGCGGCAAAGAGCCGGGATTGCCCAGGCGATACTACACAAACCGGAAGTCCTTTTTCTTGATGAACCCACATCGGGCCTTGATCCTCAAGGCGTAAAGCTGTTGCGAGAGAATATTATCCACCTAAATCAAGAGTTCGGGATGACGATTTTCATGAATACCCACTTACTTTCCGAGGTAACAAAAACCTGCACGAGTATTGGCATTTTACGAAATGGAGAGCTGCTGTATCACAATACACTGGAATCGACGCTGCAAGCCTTTCCTGGAGAGCTTTCGCTCGAAGATATATATTTGAAAGTCGATGCAAGGTCAGAATGA